The following proteins come from a genomic window of Synechococcus sp. NB0720_010:
- a CDS encoding MFS transporter, translating into MRDRILWILSLVFIAWMVWAETSFQFFEHDLAQGSALQPGAMALLGCAFLLPYGLVQIPVGWLLDRRQVDRLLLLGGVAAASFTLVFSRGESFQALLLSRAGMGLACAVAFPASGLLARRSLPQERFALAMGFTDSLLGLGATFAALMPLLIGSQNWRLLVQVQSLSLAVLVVLPLALLAWSRPSLKRSSSAPTSEPEGSPNPRQLLQGALMYAWGGGLLFGLGQYALISRLRGWNTDLQVQATLLLSLGISVSMVLSGALAKRPQRRSGLLLVGSLLATISLFALGSPAGGGELQRLAGAGLGLGIGTSVMAFPMAEEAAAPGKTAFVVALVNTCGTVSGGLMMLISGLLLQLSSAEGLPLAMGLYGVFTAAGIPLALWIKRSEPQLSGRH; encoded by the coding sequence TTGCGCGATCGCATCCTTTGGATCCTGAGCCTGGTCTTTATCGCCTGGATGGTCTGGGCTGAAACCAGTTTTCAATTTTTCGAGCACGACCTGGCGCAGGGTTCGGCCCTCCAGCCCGGTGCTATGGCGCTCCTGGGCTGTGCCTTTCTCCTTCCCTACGGACTGGTTCAGATTCCAGTGGGCTGGCTGCTCGATCGCAGGCAGGTCGATCGTCTGCTGCTGCTCGGTGGAGTCGCGGCCGCCAGCTTCACCTTGGTCTTCTCACGAGGCGAGTCGTTCCAGGCCTTGCTGCTGAGCCGCGCCGGCATGGGCCTGGCCTGTGCCGTGGCGTTTCCCGCCTCTGGACTGCTGGCACGCCGCAGCTTGCCCCAGGAGCGATTCGCCTTGGCGATGGGATTCACCGACAGCCTGCTCGGTCTTGGTGCCACCTTTGCCGCACTCATGCCCCTGCTGATCGGCAGCCAGAACTGGCGGCTGCTGGTGCAGGTCCAAAGCCTCTCGTTGGCGGTGTTGGTGGTGTTGCCCTTGGCGCTGCTGGCCTGGTCTCGGCCCTCGCTGAAGCGCTCCAGTTCTGCTCCGACGTCTGAGCCGGAGGGATCGCCAAACCCCCGCCAACTGCTGCAGGGCGCACTGATGTACGCCTGGGGCGGGGGGCTGCTGTTTGGCCTTGGGCAGTACGCCCTGATCTCCCGCCTACGCGGTTGGAACACTGACCTTCAGGTGCAGGCGACCCTGCTGCTCTCGCTTGGCATCAGCGTCAGCATGGTGCTCAGCGGCGCCCTGGCGAAGCGCCCCCAGAGGCGCTCTGGTCTGCTGCTTGTGGGCAGCCTGCTGGCGACGATCTCGTTGTTTGCCTTGGGCAGCCCTGCCGGTGGTGGTGAGCTGCAACGGCTGGCGGGTGCTGGCCTGGGTCTTGGAATTGGGACCAGCGTGATGGCCTTCCCCATGGCCGAGGAGGCTGCAGCCCCAGGAAAAACGGCCTTCGTGGTGGCCCTGGTCAACACCTGCGGCACCGTCAGCGGTGGCCTGATGATGCTGATCTCGGGTCTGTTGCTGCAGCTGAGCAGCGCCGAGGGACTGCCCTTGGCGATGGGCCTCTATGGCGTCTTCACGGCCGCTGGCATTCCGCTGGCCCTTTGGATCAAGCGCAGCGAGCCCCAGCTGTCAGGCCGCCACTAG
- the crtH gene encoding carotenoid isomerase → MTKPSWDVIVIGSGIGGLVTASQLAAKGAKTLVLERYLIPGGSGGSFRREGYTFDVGASMIFGFGEKGHTNLLTRALGDVGQHCETVPDPAQLEYHLPGGLNVAVDRDYEAFIARLTGLFPHEAKGIRAFYDTCWQVFNCLDAMPLLSLEDPAYLAKVFFKAPLACLGLARWLPFNVGDVARQHIKDEQLLKLIDMECFCWSVMPADLTPMINAGMVFSDRHAGGINYPKGGVGVIAEKLVAGLESHGGAIRYKARVTEVLIENGQAVGVKLADGETIQARRVVSNATRWDTFAGEGSVRQPLVDAAHTPKAERTWRRRYKPSPSFLSLHLGVDASVIPEGFHCHHLLLEDWSAMEDEQGVIFVSIPTLLDPSLAPEGRHIVHTFTPSDIQAWKDLSPSAYKAKKAADAARLVQRLEAILPGLAGAIRHQEIGTPRTHRRFLGRMGGSYGPIPALRLPGLLPMPFNRTGLQNLYCVGDSCFPGQGLNAVAFSGFACAHRIGADLGLNPWALPD, encoded by the coding sequence GTGACCAAGCCCTCCTGGGACGTGATCGTGATCGGCTCGGGCATCGGCGGCCTGGTGACCGCCTCCCAGCTGGCGGCCAAGGGCGCCAAGACCCTGGTGCTGGAGCGCTATTTGATCCCCGGGGGATCGGGAGGCAGCTTCCGCCGCGAGGGCTACACCTTTGATGTGGGCGCCTCGATGATCTTTGGCTTCGGCGAGAAGGGCCACACGAATCTGCTGACCCGGGCCCTAGGCGATGTGGGCCAGCACTGCGAGACGGTGCCGGATCCAGCCCAGCTCGAATACCACCTGCCGGGCGGCCTGAACGTCGCAGTGGACCGGGACTACGAGGCCTTCATCGCCCGCCTCACGGGCCTCTTCCCCCACGAGGCCAAGGGCATCCGCGCCTTCTATGACACCTGCTGGCAGGTGTTCAACTGCCTCGATGCGATGCCGCTGCTCTCGCTCGAGGACCCGGCCTACCTGGCCAAGGTCTTCTTCAAGGCGCCCCTGGCCTGCCTGGGGCTGGCCCGCTGGCTGCCCTTCAACGTCGGCGATGTGGCCCGCCAGCACATCAAAGACGAGCAGCTGCTGAAGCTGATCGACATGGAGTGCTTCTGCTGGAGCGTGATGCCGGCCGACCTCACGCCGATGATCAACGCCGGCATGGTCTTCTCCGATCGCCATGCCGGCGGCATCAACTACCCCAAGGGAGGCGTTGGGGTGATCGCCGAGAAACTGGTGGCCGGTCTCGAGAGCCATGGCGGCGCGATCCGCTACAAGGCCCGCGTCACCGAGGTGCTGATCGAGAACGGCCAGGCCGTGGGCGTGAAGCTGGCCGATGGCGAGACGATCCAGGCCCGCCGCGTGGTGAGCAACGCCACCCGCTGGGACACCTTTGCCGGCGAGGGCTCGGTGCGCCAACCGCTGGTGGATGCCGCCCACACCCCCAAGGCCGAGCGCACCTGGCGCCGCCGCTACAAACCCTCCCCCTCCTTCCTCTCCCTGCATCTGGGGGTCGACGCCTCGGTCATTCCCGAGGGCTTCCACTGCCACCACCTGCTGCTGGAGGACTGGTCGGCGATGGAGGACGAGCAGGGGGTGATCTTCGTTTCGATCCCGACCCTGCTGGATCCCTCCCTGGCCCCCGAGGGCCGGCACATCGTCCACACCTTCACCCCAAGCGACATCCAGGCCTGGAAGGACCTGAGTCCAAGCGCCTACAAAGCCAAGAAGGCCGCCGATGCCGCCCGACTGGTGCAACGACTGGAAGCAATCCTGCCGGGTCTGGCCGGCGCGATCCGCCACCAGGAGATCGGCACGCCCCGCACCCACCGCCGCTTCCTCGGGCGCATGGGCGGCAGCTACGGCCCGATCCCCGCCCTGCGCCTGCCGGGCCTGCTGCCGATGCCCTTCAACCGCACGGGGCTGCAGAACCTCTACTGCGTCGGTGACTCCTGCTTCCCCGGCCAGGGCCTGAACGCCGTAGCCTTCAGCGGCTTCGCCTGCGCCCACCGCATCGGCGCGGACCTGGGCCTGAACCCCTGGGCCCTGCCGGACTAA
- a CDS encoding glycoside hydrolase family 13 protein, with product MEMVSASASSGFCLPPAWAAEAVVYQIFPDRFCRSGRSPQQSGLLLAPWGSAPDPHAFQGGDLWGVLDRLDHLQGLGVSCLYLNPIFSSAANHRYHAYDYFQVDPLLGGEPAFAALLAELKRRGMRLLLDGVFNHCGRGFWAFHHLLENGPASPYRDWFISEHWPLRPYPAAGESCGYHAWWSDPALPKFNHANPQVREHLLAVGRHWIERGIDGWRLDVPDEVEPSFWLEFRREVRAANPEAWIVGEIWGEARQWLGGQHFDGVMNYRLAWGTLGWVAAGVLAHGHHREAIPYQCLSGEHYRALLLETLGWYRPEVNCAQLNLLDSHDVPRALHMLQGDLAALKLALVLLFALPGVPSLYYGTEAGLAGGEEPACREAFPWGAPLVLGDFIAALAQMRREHSALRSAELELELLGEEGLLLIRGSGAERRRLVLNRSRDSALALPDGSQLAPQDWRLLA from the coding sequence ATGGAGATGGTCTCGGCTTCTGCGAGTTCGGGTTTCTGCCTGCCGCCGGCCTGGGCCGCGGAGGCCGTCGTCTACCAGATCTTTCCGGATCGTTTCTGCCGCAGTGGGCGCTCGCCCCAGCAGAGCGGCCTGCTTCTGGCGCCCTGGGGCTCCGCGCCCGATCCCCATGCCTTTCAAGGGGGTGACCTCTGGGGTGTGCTCGATCGCCTGGACCATCTCCAGGGTCTGGGGGTCAGCTGCCTCTATCTCAACCCGATCTTCAGCTCGGCGGCCAATCACCGCTATCACGCCTACGACTATTTCCAGGTCGATCCGCTGCTGGGCGGTGAGCCGGCCTTTGCGGCGCTGCTGGCCGAACTCAAGCGCCGGGGTATGCGCCTGCTGCTCGATGGGGTCTTCAACCACTGCGGCCGGGGTTTCTGGGCCTTCCATCACCTGCTGGAGAACGGGCCGGCCTCGCCCTACCGCGACTGGTTCATCAGCGAGCACTGGCCCCTGAGGCCCTACCCCGCAGCGGGGGAGTCCTGCGGCTACCACGCCTGGTGGTCTGATCCGGCCCTGCCCAAGTTCAACCACGCCAATCCCCAGGTGCGTGAGCACCTGCTGGCGGTTGGTCGCCACTGGATCGAGCGCGGGATTGACGGCTGGCGCCTGGACGTTCCCGATGAGGTGGAGCCGAGCTTCTGGCTGGAGTTTCGGCGGGAGGTGCGCGCGGCCAACCCCGAGGCCTGGATCGTTGGCGAGATCTGGGGTGAGGCGCGCCAGTGGCTCGGCGGCCAGCACTTCGATGGGGTGATGAACTACCGCCTCGCCTGGGGCACCCTCGGTTGGGTCGCTGCCGGGGTCCTGGCCCATGGGCATCACCGCGAGGCGATTCCCTATCAATGCCTCAGTGGCGAGCACTATCGCGCGCTGCTGCTCGAGACCCTGGGTTGGTACCGGCCCGAGGTGAACTGCGCTCAGCTCAACCTGCTGGACAGCCATGACGTGCCGCGGGCGCTGCACATGCTCCAGGGGGACCTGGCGGCCCTGAAGCTGGCCCTGGTGCTGCTCTTTGCCCTGCCTGGGGTGCCCTCGCTCTATTACGGCACTGAGGCTGGCCTCGCGGGCGGTGAGGAGCCGGCCTGCCGTGAGGCCTTCCCCTGGGGGGCGCCCCTGGTCTTGGGGGACTTCATCGCTGCTCTGGCCCAGATGCGCCGAGAGCACTCCGCCCTGCGCTCGGCTGAACTGGAGCTGGAGCTCCTTGGCGAGGAGGGGCTGCTGCTGATCCGCGGCAGCGGGGCCGAGCGGCGGCGGCTGGTGCTCAACCGCAGCCGGGATTCAGCGCTGGCGCTGCCCGATGGCAGCCAGCTGGCCCCCCAGGACTGGCGGCTCTTGGCTTAG
- a CDS encoding response regulator transcription factor, producing the protein MSSTPPSPESNLKRVLVVDPHPTLRTVLAQRLRQDGHLTAAVSTASEAIALCEDLTPDLLVAAELLEETSALKLAGQLRCPVMVLTARSGSEPVVSLLDAGADDVLRKPFGLEELAARCRLLLRRSGTGLQERVCVGPLEVHVLLRQVTLRDQPVELSPREFALLCALLMPPGIIRSRSELLRMAWPPFSGGPRSVDTQVLTLRRKLEQAGLGEGGGIETVRQQGYRFSLDTIPSDGLSSAPLTGAPIAR; encoded by the coding sequence GTGTCCTCCACACCTCCAAGTCCTGAATCGAATCTGAAACGGGTTCTGGTGGTGGATCCTCACCCCACCCTGCGCACCGTTCTGGCCCAGCGTCTGCGGCAGGACGGTCACCTCACCGCCGCTGTCTCCACCGCCTCAGAGGCCATTGCCCTCTGTGAGGACCTCACCCCCGACCTGCTTGTTGCCGCCGAACTGCTGGAGGAAACCTCAGCCCTGAAGCTGGCTGGTCAGCTTCGCTGTCCGGTGATGGTGCTCACGGCCCGCTCCGGCTCAGAACCGGTGGTCTCCCTGCTCGATGCCGGCGCCGATGACGTCCTGCGCAAGCCCTTTGGCCTGGAGGAACTGGCCGCCCGTTGCCGGCTGCTGCTGCGCCGCAGTGGTACGGGTCTGCAGGAGCGGGTCTGCGTCGGTCCGCTCGAGGTGCATGTCCTGCTGCGCCAGGTGACCCTGCGGGATCAGCCCGTTGAGCTCAGCCCCCGGGAATTCGCCCTGCTGTGCGCCCTGCTGATGCCCCCCGGCATCATCCGCAGCCGCAGCGAACTGCTGCGCATGGCCTGGCCCCCCTTCAGTGGTGGCCCCCGTTCGGTCGACACCCAGGTGCTCACCCTGCGGCGCAAGTTGGAGCAGGCCGGCCTGGGCGAGGGCGGCGGCATCGAGACCGTGCGCCAGCAGGGCTACCGCTTCAGCCTGGACACCATTCCCTCCGATGGCCTCAGCTCAGCGCCGCTGACGGGAGCACCCATCGCCCGCTGA
- a CDS encoding DUF6761 family protein: MNGLQHPEAIRHFQSLCDACQSLADRYHGPSELRLYADGYLHALRRSALLDPLAQRRLEEVVDRWIMDPSSFIGPNGDMSTLYETGRN; encoded by the coding sequence ATGAACGGACTGCAGCACCCAGAAGCCATTCGCCATTTCCAGTCCCTCTGCGATGCCTGCCAGTCCCTGGCGGATCGCTACCACGGGCCCTCGGAACTGCGGCTGTACGCCGATGGCTACCTGCACGCCCTGCGGCGCTCGGCCCTGCTGGACCCCCTGGCCCAGCGCCGCCTTGAGGAGGTCGTGGACCGCTGGATCATGGATCCCTCCAGCTTCATCGGCCCCAACGGCGACATGAGCACCCTCTACGAGACCGGCCGCAACTAG
- the grxD gene encoding Grx4 family monothiol glutaredoxin, which yields MDSALKQRLDQLVGSSPIFVFMKGSKLMPQCGFSNNVVQILNAMAVPFETFDVLSDMEIRQGIKEYSEWPTIPQVYVNGEFIGGSDILIEMYNSGELKEKLAIALAS from the coding sequence ATGGATTCCGCCCTCAAGCAGCGCCTCGATCAGTTGGTGGGCAGCAGCCCGATCTTCGTCTTCATGAAGGGCAGCAAGTTGATGCCCCAGTGCGGCTTCAGCAACAACGTGGTGCAGATCCTCAACGCCATGGCCGTTCCCTTCGAGACCTTTGACGTGCTCTCCGACATGGAGATCCGTCAGGGCATCAAGGAGTACTCCGAGTGGCCGACCATTCCCCAGGTCTATGTCAATGGGGAGTTCATTGGCGGCTCCGACATCCTGATCGAGATGTACAACTCAGGGGAACTCAAGGAAAAGCTCGCGATTGCCCTCGCCAGCTGA
- a CDS encoding BolA family protein, with translation MVHPDQVKAAIGVALPDACVEVEDLTGGGDHLQVKVVSSAFEGLSRIKQHQLVYGALRSELASEAIHALALQTSTPS, from the coding sequence ATGGTTCATCCCGACCAGGTGAAGGCCGCCATTGGCGTCGCCCTTCCCGATGCCTGCGTTGAGGTGGAAGATCTCACCGGCGGCGGTGACCACCTGCAGGTGAAGGTGGTCTCCTCGGCGTTTGAGGGACTCAGCCGGATCAAGCAACACCAGCTGGTCTACGGCGCCCTTCGCTCGGAGCTGGCCAGCGAGGCGATTCACGCCCTCGCCCTGCAGACCTCAACCCCCTCCTGA
- a CDS encoding 1-acyl-sn-glycerol-3-phosphate acyltransferase — translation MAAAGTASVALTEREKSLCNGINPWLAPVAMVLTQDVALKGFFGGGLRVLGRENLPHEGPVLLAPTHRSRWDALMLPYAAGRRVSGRDCRFMVTSDEMTGLQGWFLHRLGCFPVNPRKPAAASLRFAVDLLESGNQLVMFPEGKINQDDPAMRLMPGLARLTALAEGQGVAVQVVPVGIAYGHAKPRFGDQAALCFGQPLRLAGGEREQIKALTLDLTEKLQAAEALARQAVGRPLQRP, via the coding sequence ATGGCGGCGGCAGGCACGGCATCGGTGGCGCTGACGGAACGGGAAAAGAGTCTCTGCAACGGCATCAACCCCTGGCTGGCGCCGGTGGCGATGGTGCTCACCCAGGACGTTGCCCTGAAGGGATTTTTTGGTGGTGGCCTGAGGGTCCTTGGCCGCGAGAACTTGCCCCATGAGGGGCCCGTGCTGCTGGCGCCGACCCACCGCTCCCGCTGGGATGCGCTGATGCTCCCCTATGCCGCCGGGCGCCGGGTGAGCGGACGGGACTGCCGTTTCATGGTCACCAGCGATGAGATGACCGGTTTGCAGGGCTGGTTCCTGCATCGCCTGGGCTGCTTCCCGGTGAATCCGCGCAAGCCGGCCGCCGCCTCCCTGCGCTTCGCCGTCGATCTGCTCGAGAGCGGCAATCAATTGGTGATGTTCCCGGAGGGGAAGATCAACCAGGACGATCCAGCCATGCGGCTGATGCCTGGGCTGGCGCGGCTGACGGCCCTGGCGGAAGGCCAGGGGGTGGCGGTTCAGGTGGTGCCCGTTGGGATTGCCTATGGCCATGCCAAGCCCCGCTTTGGCGATCAGGCCGCCCTCTGCTTCGGTCAACCCCTGCGTCTGGCCGGTGGGGAACGGGAGCAGATCAAGGCCCTGACGCTGGATCTGACGGAGAAGCTTCAGGCTGCTGAGGCGCTGGCGCGCCAGGCGGTTGGGCGCCCCTTGCAACGCCCGTAG
- a CDS encoding pyridoxine 5'-phosphate synthase, producing MASLGVNIDHIANVRQARRTVEPDPVSYALLAELGGADGITVHLREDRRHIQDRDVELLRQVVRSRLNLEMAATAEMEAIALRIKPDMVTLVPEKREEVTTEGGLDVASQLSTIKGISGRLQDAGIGVSLFVDAEAAQLEACQASGARWVELHTGTYAEANWQQQAKEVARITEGTFIARSLGLRVNAGHGLTYQNVEPIAAIEGMEELNIGHTIVARALAVGLEEAVRQMKALVQNPRREPLFGSTSS from the coding sequence ATGGCGAGCCTTGGCGTCAACATTGATCACATCGCCAATGTGCGCCAGGCCCGCCGCACGGTTGAGCCCGACCCGGTGAGCTACGCCCTGCTGGCTGAGCTCGGCGGCGCCGATGGCATCACCGTGCACCTGCGCGAGGACCGGCGCCACATCCAGGACCGCGATGTGGAGTTGTTGCGTCAGGTGGTGCGCAGCCGCCTGAACCTGGAGATGGCCGCGACCGCCGAGATGGAGGCCATCGCCCTGCGGATCAAGCCCGACATGGTCACCCTCGTGCCGGAGAAGCGCGAGGAGGTCACCACAGAAGGGGGGCTGGATGTGGCCTCGCAGCTCAGCACGATCAAAGGAATCTCGGGCCGTCTCCAGGACGCCGGCATCGGCGTCAGCCTGTTTGTCGACGCCGAGGCCGCCCAGCTGGAGGCCTGCCAGGCCAGCGGCGCCCGCTGGGTGGAACTGCACACCGGCACCTATGCCGAGGCGAACTGGCAGCAGCAGGCCAAGGAAGTGGCACGCATCACCGAGGGCACCTTCATTGCCCGCAGCCTGGGCCTGCGGGTCAACGCTGGCCATGGCCTGACCTACCAAAACGTGGAGCCGATCGCCGCCATCGAGGGCATGGAGGAGCTCAACATCGGTCACACCATCGTCGCCCGGGCCCTCGCAGTGGGCCTGGAGGAGGCCGTGCGGCAGATGAAGGCTTTGGTCCAGAATCCCCGCCGGGAACCCCTCTTCGGCAGCACCAGTTCATGA
- a CDS encoding MgPME-cyclase complex family protein yields the protein MTQYHFVAASEAFLTVEEPLDEVLRERVRNYGEQGKAIDFWLVKRPAFLQAPELKAIAEQVPQPAAAVVSTDPKFIDFMKLRLEFVAKGSFEAPSSSIPDALASAA from the coding sequence ATGACCCAGTACCACTTCGTGGCCGCCAGTGAGGCCTTCCTCACCGTGGAGGAGCCCCTCGATGAGGTGCTGCGCGAGCGTGTCCGTAATTACGGCGAGCAGGGCAAAGCGATCGACTTCTGGCTGGTGAAGCGCCCCGCCTTCCTCCAAGCCCCCGAGCTCAAGGCCATTGCCGAGCAGGTCCCCCAGCCCGCCGCCGCGGTGGTCTCCACCGATCCGAAGTTCATCGACTTCATGAAACTGCGTCTGGAGTTTGTGGCCAAGGGCAGCTTTGAGGCGCCCTCCAGCTCCATCCCCGACGCCCTGGCCAGCGCCGCCTGA